A region from the Oceanidesulfovibrio marinus genome encodes:
- a CDS encoding ABC transporter substrate-binding protein yields MHFPPRIYRFRNRISRRTFLEACAVGALGTVGFGAGLAASFNAFASNGTLASASSMTDQQREFLSSEGRRYCGLTLHIITEDTPPSRACREIAVREFAALTGIDVDWELAPLRRVLAKTLQDVNSKAGRYDIYYVDHSWLATMSPHVHSPEPLLQNPEIAYPDFDFPDFLEALVDKVASHGGRLMGLPYDIPILIMAYRRDVLDSLGLAPPRTLDEYQHVVQAVQEARAPEMYGSVGQWKAGHYSLVCAMSSWLWGHGGSFFKSDGWPGFLDDQAASAMRYMLELGKYMPPGATAWDWDGQGRSFAQGGAAVAIVWSEQFPLFDDPARSSVVGLVEPSPCPQALALRPSSETSFGETPGVSHQGGSCLALSSYSKNITPAWMFMQWVTSRDVSVRASLLGGGASLMRRSCYEDPRIMAQKRVGPGTTRHLDVTLDAITHNMGTEPHLSGWDQLVVNGFGVELGRMVTGQQGVKETLRAMQSAAGNHVRNLRPAV; encoded by the coding sequence ATGCATTTCCCTCCCCGCATATATCGTTTTCGCAATCGCATCAGCCGGCGGACCTTCCTGGAGGCCTGCGCCGTGGGCGCGTTGGGCACGGTCGGCTTCGGCGCGGGGCTGGCCGCATCGTTCAACGCCTTCGCCTCCAACGGCACTCTGGCGTCCGCCTCCAGCATGACCGATCAGCAGCGGGAGTTCCTGTCCAGTGAAGGGCGGCGCTACTGTGGGCTGACCCTGCACATCATCACCGAGGACACGCCGCCCAGCCGCGCCTGTCGGGAGATAGCCGTGCGGGAGTTCGCCGCGCTCACCGGCATCGACGTGGACTGGGAGCTGGCTCCGCTCAGGCGCGTTCTGGCCAAGACGCTGCAGGACGTGAACAGCAAGGCGGGGCGGTACGACATCTACTACGTGGACCACTCCTGGCTGGCCACCATGAGCCCGCATGTCCATTCCCCGGAGCCGTTGCTGCAGAACCCGGAGATCGCCTATCCCGACTTCGATTTTCCGGATTTTCTCGAAGCGCTCGTGGACAAGGTTGCCTCCCATGGCGGTCGGCTCATGGGCCTGCCGTACGATATCCCCATTTTGATCATGGCCTACCGCCGCGACGTGCTGGACTCGCTGGGCCTGGCGCCGCCGCGCACCTTGGACGAGTATCAGCACGTGGTGCAGGCCGTGCAGGAGGCCAGAGCGCCCGAGATGTACGGCTCTGTGGGACAGTGGAAGGCCGGGCATTACTCCCTGGTCTGCGCCATGAGCTCCTGGCTGTGGGGCCATGGGGGTTCGTTCTTCAAAAGTGACGGCTGGCCGGGATTTCTGGACGATCAGGCCGCATCGGCCATGCGCTACATGCTGGAGCTGGGCAAGTACATGCCGCCGGGCGCTACGGCGTGGGACTGGGACGGCCAGGGGCGGAGCTTTGCCCAGGGCGGCGCGGCAGTGGCCATTGTCTGGAGCGAGCAGTTTCCGCTGTTTGACGACCCGGCGCGTTCGTCCGTGGTCGGCCTGGTGGAGCCGTCGCCGTGTCCGCAGGCCCTGGCGCTACGGCCGTCTTCGGAAACCTCTTTCGGCGAGACGCCGGGCGTCTCCCACCAGGGCGGCAGCTGCCTGGCTCTTTCGAGCTACAGCAAGAACATCACGCCGGCGTGGATGTTCATGCAGTGGGTGACAAGCAGGGACGTAAGCGTCCGCGCGAGCCTGCTGGGCGGCGGGGCCAGCCTGATGCGCCGGAGCTGCTACGAGGATCCGCGCATCATGGCCCAGAAGCGGGTGGGGCCGGGAACCACCAGGCATCTCGACGTGACCCTGGACGCCATCACGCACAATATGGGCACGGAGCCGCACCTGAGCGGCTGGGATCAGCTTGTCGTGAACGGATTCGGTGTTGAGCTGGGGCGGATGGTGACAGGGCAGCAGGGAGTGAAGGAGACCCTGCGCGCCATGCAGAGCGCTGCGGGCAACCATGTGAGAAACCTGAGGCCTGCCGTATGA
- a CDS encoding ABC transporter ATP-binding protein — translation MRLQLDIRKQLPSRGRVFELRSRFSTADRHVVLFGPSGSGKSLTLNALAGLLTPDSGTIAVDGVTFFDASRGVDLPARERHVGYVFQDYALFPHLSVRHNVAFGLKKLGRRLGKAHAGQVEEMLSLLGLAGIAGNMPAEISGGQRQRTALARALVTKPGLLLLDEPFSALDEPLRKAMRQEVLRILEYFDMPLVLVTHDPADVSMFGSTVVMAKDGRVEETVTLAELEARGASLQEALAAWF, via the coding sequence ATGCGACTGCAGCTGGACATTCGCAAGCAACTGCCCAGCCGCGGCCGTGTCTTCGAGCTGCGCAGCCGGTTTTCCACAGCCGACCGCCACGTGGTGCTGTTCGGGCCGTCCGGGTCTGGCAAATCCCTGACCCTCAACGCCCTGGCCGGGCTGCTCACGCCGGACTCCGGAACCATCGCCGTGGACGGCGTGACCTTTTTCGACGCGTCCAGGGGCGTTGATCTGCCCGCGCGGGAACGCCACGTGGGCTACGTGTTCCAGGACTACGCGCTCTTCCCGCACCTCTCGGTCCGGCACAACGTGGCCTTTGGCCTGAAAAAGCTGGGCCGGCGGCTGGGCAAAGCGCACGCCGGGCAGGTGGAGGAAATGCTCTCCCTGCTGGGACTGGCCGGCATAGCAGGCAACATGCCGGCCGAAATATCCGGCGGACAGCGCCAGCGCACCGCCCTGGCCCGCGCCCTGGTCACCAAGCCGGGCCTGCTGCTCCTGGACGAGCCGTTCTCCGCCCTGGACGAGCCCCTGCGCAAGGCCATGCGGCAGGAGGTGCTGCGGATTCTGGAATACTTCGACATGCCCCTGGTGCTGGTCACGCATGACCCGGCCGACGTCTCCATGTTCGGCAGCACCGTGGTCATGGCCAAGGACGGCAGGGTGGAGGAAACCGTGACCCTGGCCGAGCTGGAAGCGCGCGGCGCAAGCCTGCAGGAAGCACTGGCCGCATGGTTCTAA
- a CDS encoding aromatic amino acid transport family protein yields the protein MGQAPRASIISMAFVVTGNLLGAGILALPVNTGLSGFIPSLVSILLMWAAMFSTALILASQKHFAESPTADLPSFFGAELGAAGKWITVLANLVILYGLLTAYLSGAASVLEDILGAKVPGWALLAGFFLVASLLTVFGMKIMSRCNAVLMVFLFASFILLVIFAARFMKPERLVYTDWSYLPATLPIVVTAFHFHNIIPTICRSMNFDFKAAAKAMFIGMGIGFVMNSLWVLVAVGALPLAGSGSDTLLHTFQTNLPATVPLADLIRSPAFTIGAMMFALVAITTSFMANGTALLGFVSDLTTRNGRTPSRIVVLFLALGPPLLIALVYPAIFLKALDVVGGVGIVVIFGILPGVLLAKQHRGKLRLAGIVLVAVFSVVLLYEIGQETGMLRIEPAAEYWHTGSPHVVPQ from the coding sequence ATGGGCCAAGCGCCGCGCGCGTCGATCATTTCCATGGCTTTCGTGGTCACGGGCAATCTGCTCGGGGCCGGCATTCTCGCACTTCCGGTCAACACCGGCCTTTCAGGATTCATCCCATCGCTGGTGAGCATCCTTCTGATGTGGGCGGCGATGTTCTCCACAGCCCTGATCCTGGCCTCGCAGAAGCATTTTGCCGAGAGCCCCACGGCCGATCTGCCGAGCTTCTTCGGCGCGGAGCTGGGCGCGGCGGGCAAGTGGATCACCGTGCTTGCCAACCTCGTGATCCTCTATGGCCTGCTCACGGCGTATCTGAGCGGCGCGGCCTCCGTGCTGGAGGATATTCTGGGCGCCAAGGTGCCGGGCTGGGCCCTGCTTGCCGGCTTCTTCCTGGTTGCCAGTCTGCTCACAGTGTTCGGCATGAAAATAATGAGCCGCTGCAACGCCGTGCTGATGGTCTTCCTCTTCGCGTCGTTCATCCTGCTTGTGATTTTCGCCGCGCGGTTCATGAAGCCGGAGCGGCTGGTCTACACGGACTGGAGCTACCTGCCGGCCACGTTACCCATCGTGGTTACGGCGTTCCACTTCCACAACATCATCCCCACCATCTGCCGCTCCATGAACTTCGACTTCAAGGCGGCGGCCAAAGCCATGTTCATCGGCATGGGCATCGGCTTCGTGATGAACTCGCTGTGGGTGCTGGTGGCCGTCGGCGCGCTGCCCCTGGCCGGGAGCGGTTCGGACACGCTGCTGCACACCTTCCAGACCAACCTGCCGGCAACCGTGCCCCTGGCCGATCTCATCCGTTCCCCGGCGTTCACGATCGGGGCCATGATGTTCGCCCTGGTGGCCATCACCACGTCGTTCATGGCCAACGGCACGGCGCTGCTCGGTTTTGTGAGCGATCTGACGACGCGGAACGGGCGCACGCCCTCGCGCATCGTGGTGCTGTTCCTGGCGCTGGGGCCGCCGCTCCTCATCGCTCTGGTCTACCCGGCCATATTTCTCAAGGCGCTGGACGTCGTGGGCGGCGTGGGCATCGTGGTCATCTTCGGCATCCTGCCCGGCGTGCTGCTGGCAAAGCAGCACAGGGGCAAGCTGCGCCTGGCCGGCATTGTGCTCGTGGCGGTGTTTTCGGTCGTGCTGCTGTACGAGATAGGGCAGGAGACGGGCATGTTGCGAATAGAGCCCGCGGCCGAGTACTGGCACACGGGCTCCCCACACGTGGTGCCGCAGTAG
- a CDS encoding HPF/RaiA family ribosome-associated protein translates to MDVPIEISITGIEDRGRTIENLVRSKSDKLEQVCDHITSLRVAVEMEDKNQRGGNPFRIRLNLNVAPGKEFAIEREAVAPPIPAELLPTVREAFDAARRKLQKITEKQRGEVKQHPMQQANAVVAKVFHGEDYGFLRTLDERDVYFHKNAVVGRDFDDLRQGAGVVAAIVQGDKGLQATSVQVVDMPSL, encoded by the coding sequence ATGGACGTCCCCATCGAAATATCGATCACCGGCATTGAGGATCGAGGCAGAACCATTGAGAACCTAGTCCGTTCCAAGAGTGACAAGCTGGAGCAGGTCTGCGACCACATCACGTCATTGCGCGTGGCCGTGGAAATGGAGGACAAGAATCAGCGCGGCGGCAACCCCTTCCGCATCCGCCTTAATCTGAACGTCGCCCCGGGCAAGGAGTTCGCCATCGAACGCGAGGCAGTGGCCCCGCCCATTCCCGCCGAGCTTCTGCCCACGGTCCGCGAGGCCTTTGACGCCGCCCGCCGCAAGCTGCAGAAGATTACCGAGAAGCAGCGCGGCGAGGTCAAACAGCACCCCATGCAGCAGGCCAACGCCGTTGTCGCCAAGGTCTTCCACGGCGAGGACTACGGCTTCCTGCGCACCCTGGACGAACGCGACGTCTACTTCCACAAGAACGCCGTTGTCGGACGCGACTTCGACGACCTGCGCCAGGGCGCCGGCGTGGTCGCCGCCATCGTGCAGGGCGACAAGGGCCTGCAGGCGACCTCCGTCCAGGTGGTGGACATGCCGTCCCTGTAG
- a CDS encoding pentapeptide repeat-containing protein: protein MAESFWKQLFRKIDKACYRPACAIRSRFFGILCKILLVVTFLVVWDFVAHQEGVVRTWVSHAWNELLSLMGDGGTPAPPFEVAKSLGLLVAAFLGLGFTAWRAFAYDRQTVVAEQGHLTERFNKAAEQLGSEHMTVRIAAINALWRIGVDSKSQDDKRAVLDVLCGFVREYRPESLAQSAQVQKKRLARALLKRKHTVSPLKRKATQQVCPPDVQTVLDFLGKRMDALHFKPWRMDYAVDLSGAYLAGCNLSGYSLRGISLHGANLCRVQAEGVDLAQADLGEANVQGANLTFAHLAGAKLWDAYLVGINLGGAHLDRANLGRAHLNEANLFRAHLDEANLGGAHLDGASLEGAHLVGADLLRARLAGANLRVAHLDKANLNGAHLAGADLSRAHLNGSDLSSAHLEGANLWSARLERAIFRLAHLEKADLRDAHLDGADLSKAHLDGADLRVARLNGANFFEAHLNGTDLRAARLEDACLWEAHFDGANLKDIHLNRAALSGAIFKNARNLRQKQIDAACWDGKYPPTLPPGFTCPPNYCEWDLAEQKVVPIDPPDAIAPCPAKEPDE, encoded by the coding sequence ATGGCAGAGTCCTTTTGGAAGCAGCTTTTCAGAAAAATCGACAAGGCCTGTTATCGCCCGGCCTGTGCAATACGCTCCCGGTTTTTCGGCATACTATGCAAGATATTGCTGGTGGTCACTTTTCTCGTGGTATGGGATTTCGTCGCGCATCAGGAAGGTGTTGTTCGTACATGGGTGTCCCACGCATGGAATGAGCTGCTTTCGTTGATGGGCGACGGGGGCACGCCCGCTCCTCCGTTTGAAGTCGCCAAAAGCCTGGGCCTGCTTGTCGCGGCGTTCCTGGGCCTCGGCTTCACGGCGTGGCGCGCCTTTGCCTACGATCGCCAGACCGTGGTGGCGGAACAGGGCCATCTCACAGAGCGCTTCAACAAGGCTGCGGAGCAGCTTGGCAGTGAGCACATGACCGTGCGCATCGCGGCGATCAACGCCCTCTGGCGCATCGGCGTGGACAGCAAAAGCCAGGACGACAAACGCGCCGTGCTGGACGTGCTCTGCGGCTTCGTGCGGGAGTATAGACCCGAGTCGCTCGCACAATCCGCCCAGGTGCAGAAAAAGCGTCTCGCGCGCGCATTGCTGAAGCGAAAGCACACGGTATCTCCGCTCAAACGCAAAGCAACGCAACAAGTGTGCCCACCAGACGTGCAGACCGTGCTCGACTTCCTGGGCAAACGCATGGACGCCCTGCACTTCAAGCCGTGGCGCATGGATTACGCCGTGGACCTGAGTGGCGCTTACTTGGCAGGTTGCAATCTGTCTGGGTATTCCCTGCGAGGCATAAGTCTCCATGGTGCGAACCTGTGCCGCGTCCAAGCGGAGGGAGTGGACCTTGCCCAAGCAGATCTGGGGGAGGCCAACGTGCAGGGAGCCAACTTAACCTTTGCGCATCTGGCCGGAGCCAAACTTTGGGATGCGTATTTGGTCGGAATCAATCTCGGTGGAGCGCATTTGGACAGGGCCAATCTCGGTAGAGCGCATTTGAACGAGGCCAATCTTTTTAGGGCACATCTGGACGAGGCCAATCTGGGTGGAGCGCATCTGGATGGGGCCAGTCTCGAAGGAGCGCATCTGGTTGGGGCCGATCTCTTGAGGGCGCGTCTGGCCGGGGCCAATCTCCGTGTGGCGCATCTGGACAAAGCCAATCTCAATGGAGCGCATCTGGCCGGTGCCGATCTTTCGAGAGCGCATCTAAACGGTTCTGATCTTTCGAGCGCGCATCTAGAGGGGGCCAATCTTTGGAGCGCGCGTCTGGAACGTGCTATTTTTCGTTTGGCGCATCTGGAAAAGGCTGATCTCAGGGATGCGCATTTGGATGGGGCTGATCTTTCGAAAGCACATCTGGATGGAGCCGATCTCCGTGTGGCACGTCTCAACGGGGCGAATTTTTTTGAAGCACATCTGAACGGGACTGATCTTCGTGCGGCGCGTCTGGAGGATGCCTGTCTTTGGGAAGCGCATTTTGACGGCGCCAATCTCAAAGATATCCATCTCAACAGGGCGGCTCTCTCCGGGGCAATCTTCAAGAATGCTAGGAACCTTCGCCAGAAGCAAATAGATGCAGCCTGTTGGGATGGTAAATATCCACCTACGCTCCCCCCTGGGTTCACCTGTCCGCCTAATTACTGCGAGTGGGACTTGGCAGAACAAAAAGTCGTCCCCATCGATCCCCCGGACGCCATTGCCCCCTGTCCTGCAAAAGAGCCCGACGAATAG
- the tsaA gene encoding tRNA (N6-threonylcarbamoyladenosine(37)-N6)-methyltransferase TrmO, whose product MDITYTPIGILHTPFTTPQGMPIQPKGARGVRGELELDPKFEAGLVDIDGFSHLILLYHFHAAGETRLTVTPYLDTASHGVFATRAPARPNSLGLSVVKLVGVRGSVLELEDVDVLDGTPVLDVKPYVPAFDTPVSEVRSGWLEEKGSDAGDARADKRFHEASGPSGASGASE is encoded by the coding sequence ATGGATATAACCTACACCCCTATCGGGATTCTGCACACGCCGTTCACTACGCCGCAAGGCATGCCCATACAGCCCAAGGGGGCGCGCGGCGTGCGCGGCGAGCTGGAGCTCGATCCCAAGTTCGAGGCCGGTCTCGTGGATATCGACGGCTTCTCCCACCTCATCCTGCTCTACCATTTCCATGCAGCCGGCGAGACCAGGCTGACCGTCACGCCGTATCTGGACACCGCCTCCCACGGCGTGTTCGCCACGCGCGCTCCGGCGCGGCCCAACTCGCTGGGCCTGTCCGTGGTCAAGCTGGTGGGCGTGCGCGGCTCCGTGCTGGAGCTGGAGGACGTGGACGTGCTGGATGGCACGCCGGTGCTGGACGTGAAGCCCTACGTGCCGGCCTTTGACACGCCGGTGAGCGAGGTGCGCTCCGGCTGGCTGGAAGAGAAGGGAAGCGATGCGGGCGACGCCCGCGCGGACAAGCGCTTTCACGAGGCGTCCGGACCGTCCGGGGCATCTGGCGCCTCGGAGTAG
- a CDS encoding 4Fe-4S binding protein gives MKHLIAYASSAGTTRRAAAMIRDGLAERGVEAELFDLRRYTRGELPAADEPLCLWIGSPVYAQHPVPYCAAFIKALGAPEGSWCAPFVAWGGVSTGVALEELGQAALDAGYNLAGGARVLCAHSNLWREADRPHDDRPNAQDKALLAELAGTVVERIEVGEPCDIESMRQRIPVVLEASAQMSMDKMRTMIPKPELDAAACIGCGLCAEECPAAAITLEGEPPLPHIGPACVRCRGCVRVCPEGAFLADMSGAPKHLASLIERFQEPAETTIY, from the coding sequence ATGAAACATCTGATTGCATACGCTTCATCGGCAGGAACCACCCGCCGCGCCGCGGCAATGATTCGCGACGGTCTGGCTGAGCGCGGTGTGGAGGCGGAGCTCTTTGACCTGCGGCGGTACACCCGTGGCGAGCTGCCTGCGGCGGACGAGCCCCTGTGCCTGTGGATAGGATCACCCGTGTACGCCCAGCACCCAGTGCCGTACTGCGCCGCATTCATCAAGGCGCTGGGCGCGCCGGAAGGCTCTTGGTGCGCGCCGTTCGTGGCCTGGGGCGGGGTGTCCACCGGCGTTGCCCTGGAGGAGCTGGGCCAGGCCGCGCTGGACGCCGGGTACAACCTTGCCGGCGGGGCGCGCGTGCTCTGCGCGCACTCCAACCTCTGGCGGGAGGCGGACCGGCCCCATGACGACCGGCCGAACGCACAGGACAAGGCGCTGCTGGCCGAGCTGGCCGGCACGGTTGTCGAGCGCATCGAAGTCGGCGAGCCCTGCGACATCGAGAGCATGCGCCAGCGCATCCCTGTCGTGCTGGAGGCGTCCGCCCAGATGAGCATGGATAAGATGCGCACGATGATACCCAAGCCGGAGCTGGACGCCGCCGCCTGCATCGGGTGCGGCCTGTGCGCCGAGGAGTGCCCCGCGGCTGCCATCACCCTGGAAGGGGAGCCGCCCCTGCCGCACATCGGTCCGGCGTGCGTCCGCTGCCGGGGTTGCGTGCGCGTCTGCCCGGAAGGTGCCTTCCTCGCCGACATGAGCGGCGCGCCGAAGCATCTGGCCAGTTTGATCGAGCGCTTCCAGGAGCCGGCAGAAACCACGATCTACTGA
- a CDS encoding ATP-binding protein, whose protein sequence is MSRFGGEHAARNRDDAAQEKSGSFFLGSMRTKLLAAFLVVALSPLLVFAYINHRSTLDALKESAYRSLSAAASQTVSRLSGFVAANIEIIGAEARLPALADYLLLPDQLQANRSIRDNQREILHSFAEKNPVFIHSYGLLNSQGVVVADTRHEKEGWSEARQGYFEEAMNSGLPCVSEVDVVPEYRQAFIHFASPVLDRNGRTLGVLRSTYSIAVLQQMLALDLGIAGDYSAPLLVDAKGRILAFGRLSHSSLSRYLLQPVSTLAPGAEGRTESHLTMAVKASEDTPQTFTTHLQLGDQGPEAVAMGVLSSMGWRVFFLQPEGVFLAPAHRQGQWLAGLAAAISLLAIFAAAISSRIFTRPITRLTEATRRVAKGDLRGRAPVYSNDEIGSLARSFNAMTAELERRIETENTLSDISREFINVPANATAEALRWALMRLASFLGLDIGMILQTTEASANGGRAFKLSHAWRSPLFVETKGSCLARGCALAWLDQRLREQSSFHIQDITLLPPEADCEREAFTDEGVRSLAVLPFSYGGEFRGMLCLASSKVREESFTEEELRLIRLVSEIFGTTLERHDSQEALRQSEERYALAQKAANIGSWEWDITTGRLYWSDALEPLFGYEVGEFQGTYKAFLDMVPPEDRKMVLDAVGASFRRGASYNVEHRIMRKDGGERWVAEAGEVVLDAEGRPQRMRGILQDITERKWAEDVLSRLNKRLEQLVEVRTKDLENKAHELELANKRLMALDEMKSTFLTSVSHELRTPLTSVLGFTRIIMRDFKRIFLPMAVQCSETVQKRSYRILENLEIIASEGDRLTRMVNDVLDLSKIESGRMEWRDRDVDFGKIIEQSVRSVGGQLRGNSDISLRMQIAEDLPKVHMDPDRLSQLLVNIVGNAVKFTEQGEVLVQACSPVEGAVQVRVTDSGPGIERDELSKIFDKFHQAARRDTMDDKPPGTGLGLAICQQIVDYYGGILWVESELGKGSTFVFELPVRNAQDGYGADPQPAWGKSVTGWDMA, encoded by the coding sequence ATGAGCCGGTTCGGTGGGGAACACGCGGCCAGGAACCGGGACGATGCGGCGCAGGAGAAGTCCGGCTCGTTCTTCCTCGGCTCCATGCGCACGAAGCTGCTCGCGGCGTTTCTGGTCGTGGCTCTGAGCCCGCTGCTCGTCTTCGCCTATATCAACCACCGTTCCACGCTGGACGCGCTCAAGGAGTCGGCCTACCGCTCCCTGTCCGCTGCGGCGTCGCAAACCGTGTCCCGGCTCTCGGGTTTTGTGGCTGCCAACATCGAGATCATCGGTGCCGAGGCGCGGTTGCCTGCGCTGGCCGACTACCTGCTCCTGCCGGATCAACTCCAGGCCAACAGGTCGATACGCGACAATCAGCGCGAGATTCTGCATTCCTTTGCCGAGAAGAACCCGGTGTTCATCCACTCCTACGGCCTGTTGAACTCGCAGGGCGTCGTGGTCGCGGATACGCGCCACGAAAAGGAGGGCTGGAGCGAGGCGCGGCAGGGTTACTTTGAAGAGGCCATGAACTCCGGCCTGCCGTGCGTCTCCGAGGTGGATGTGGTGCCGGAGTATCGCCAGGCGTTCATTCATTTCGCCAGCCCGGTGCTGGACAGAAACGGCCGCACCCTCGGCGTCTTGCGCTCCACGTACAGCATCGCCGTGCTTCAGCAAATGCTGGCCCTGGATCTTGGCATTGCCGGCGACTACTCGGCCCCGCTGCTGGTGGACGCCAAGGGCCGCATCCTCGCCTTTGGCCGGCTCTCCCACTCCAGCCTGAGCAGGTATCTGCTGCAGCCTGTTTCTACACTGGCTCCCGGAGCGGAGGGCCGTACCGAGAGCCATCTGACCATGGCCGTGAAGGCGTCCGAGGACACGCCGCAGACCTTCACCACCCATCTGCAGCTGGGGGACCAGGGCCCGGAAGCCGTGGCCATGGGCGTGCTGTCCAGCATGGGCTGGCGCGTGTTTTTCCTGCAGCCGGAGGGCGTGTTCCTGGCTCCGGCACACAGGCAGGGGCAGTGGCTCGCCGGTCTGGCAGCGGCCATATCGCTGCTTGCCATCTTCGCGGCCGCCATATCCTCGCGTATCTTCACCCGACCCATCACCAGGCTGACCGAGGCGACCCGGCGCGTGGCCAAGGGCGATCTGCGCGGCCGGGCGCCTGTCTACTCCAACGACGAGATAGGCTCGCTGGCGCGTTCCTTCAACGCCATGACCGCGGAGCTGGAGCGGCGCATCGAGACGGAGAACACTCTTTCGGACATCTCGCGCGAGTTCATCAACGTGCCGGCCAACGCCACGGCCGAGGCGCTGCGCTGGGCCCTGATGCGTCTGGCGTCGTTCCTGGGCCTGGATATCGGCATGATCCTCCAGACCACGGAGGCCTCCGCCAACGGCGGCCGCGCCTTCAAGCTCTCCCACGCCTGGCGGTCGCCCCTCTTTGTGGAAACTAAGGGCTCCTGCCTCGCACGGGGATGCGCCCTGGCCTGGCTGGATCAGCGCCTGCGCGAGCAGAGCTCGTTCCACATCCAGGACATCACCTTGCTGCCGCCGGAGGCCGACTGCGAGCGGGAAGCCTTTACCGACGAGGGCGTGCGCTCCCTGGCCGTGCTCCCGTTCTCCTATGGCGGCGAGTTCCGGGGCATGCTCTGCCTGGCCTCGTCCAAGGTGCGGGAGGAGAGCTTCACCGAGGAGGAGCTGCGGCTCATCCGGCTGGTGAGCGAGATCTTCGGCACCACGCTGGAGCGGCACGACTCCCAGGAAGCGCTGCGCCAGAGCGAGGAGCGCTACGCCCTGGCCCAGAAGGCCGCGAACATCGGCAGCTGGGAGTGGGACATCACCACGGGCAGGCTCTATTGGTCCGACGCGCTGGAGCCGCTGTTCGGCTACGAGGTGGGCGAGTTCCAGGGCACGTACAAGGCGTTCCTCGACATGGTTCCCCCGGAGGACCGCAAGATGGTGCTCGACGCCGTGGGCGCGTCCTTTCGCCGCGGCGCGTCGTACAACGTGGAGCACCGCATCATGCGCAAGGACGGCGGGGAGCGTTGGGTGGCCGAGGCCGGCGAGGTGGTTCTGGACGCCGAGGGCCGGCCCCAGCGCATGCGCGGTATTTTGCAGGACATCACCGAGCGCAAGTGGGCCGAGGACGTGCTCTCGCGCCTGAACAAGCGGCTGGAGCAGCTTGTGGAGGTGCGCACCAAGGACCTGGAGAACAAGGCGCACGAGCTGGAGCTGGCCAACAAGCGGCTCATGGCCCTGGACGAGATGAAGTCAACCTTCCTCACCTCCGTGTCCCACGAGCTTCGCACGCCGCTGACCTCGGTGCTCGGCTTCACCCGGATCATCATGCGCGACTTCAAGCGCATTTTTCTGCCCATGGCCGTGCAGTGCAGCGAGACGGTCCAGAAGCGCTCCTACCGTATCCTGGAGAACCTGGAGATCATCGCCAGCGAAGGCGACCGACTCACCAGGATGGTCAACGACGTGCTCGATCTGTCCAAGATCGAGTCCGGCCGCATGGAATGGCGCGACAGGGACGTGGATTTCGGAAAAATCATCGAGCAGTCCGTGCGCTCCGTGGGTGGGCAGCTCCGCGGGAACAGCGATATCTCACTGCGCATGCAGATTGCCGAGGACCTGCCCAAGGTCCACATGGACCCGGACCGGCTCTCCCAGCTTTTGGTGAATATCGTGGGCAACGCCGTGAAGTTTACGGAGCAGGGCGAGGTGCTGGTCCAGGCGTGCTCGCCCGTGGAAGGGGCCGTGCAGGTTCGGGTGACGGACTCCGGCCCGGGCATCGAGCGCGACGAGCTGAGCAAGATCTTCGACAAGTTCCACCAGGCGGCGCGGCGCGACACCATGGACGACAAGCCGCCGGGAACAGGCCTCGGCCTTGCCATCTGCCAGCAGATCGTCGACTATTACGGCGGCATTCTCTGGGTCGAATCGGAGCTCGGCAAGGGCTCCACCTTTGTGTTCGAGCTGCCGGTGCGCAACGCGCAGGACGGCTACGGAGCCGATCCCCAGCCGGCCTGGGGCAAGAGCGTGACAGGTTGGGACATGGCGTAA
- a CDS encoding cob(I)yrinic acid a,c-diamide adenosyltransferase: MIIVYTGEGKGKTTAGIGQAVRAIGGGFAVAFGQFLKRPDAAGEQRFLETELGHDFLAGGLGFYRDPADYPKHREAAKAVLQWARERLLPPTPAQEGTGLARRRPVDLIVLDEILYALGSDLVTREEVEELLALSGTIQDKRANPPHIVLTGRGLPDWLAERADLITEMREIKHPAQSGLPAQRCVEM; this comes from the coding sequence ATGATCATCGTTTACACTGGAGAAGGTAAAGGCAAGACCACGGCCGGCATAGGCCAGGCCGTGCGCGCCATCGGCGGCGGCTTTGCCGTGGCGTTCGGACAGTTTCTCAAGCGGCCGGACGCCGCGGGCGAGCAGCGCTTTCTGGAAACCGAGCTGGGGCACGATTTCCTCGCCGGCGGCCTGGGCTTCTACCGCGACCCGGCCGACTACCCCAAGCACCGCGAGGCGGCCAAGGCCGTTCTGCAATGGGCCAGGGAGCGGCTCCTGCCGCCCACGCCGGCGCAGGAAGGCACCGGCCTGGCGCGCCGGCGGCCCGTGGACCTCATCGTGCTCGACGAGATTCTCTACGCCCTGGGCTCCGACCTGGTGACCCGCGAGGAAGTGGAGGAGCTGCTGGCGCTTTCAGGAACCATCCAGGACAAGCGGGCCAACCCGCCGCACATCGTGCTCACCGGCCGCGGCCTGCCGGACTGGCTGGCCGAACGCGCCGACCTCATCACCGAAATGCGCGAGATCAAGCACCCGGCGCAGTCCGGCCTGCCTGCACAACGCTGCGTGGAAATGTAG